The sequence agcacttggtggctgcttttccttcactctgcggttcaattcatcctaaaccatctcaactgggttgaagtcgggtgattgtggaggccaggtcatctgatgcaggactccatcactctccttcttggacaaatatcccttacacagcctggaggcgtgttgggtcattgtcctgttgaaaaacaaaggaTAGTCAcactaagcgcaaatcagatgggatggtgtattgctgcagaatgctgtggtatccatgctggttaagtgtgccttgaattctaaataaatcacagacagtgtcaccagcaaagctcccctacaccatcacacctcctactgcatgcttcatggtgggaaccacacatgtagagatcatccgttcacctactctgtgtcccacaaagacatggcggttggaaccaaaactctcaaatatggactcatcagaccaaaggagagatctccactggtctaatgtctattgctcgtgtttcttggcccatgcaagtctcttcttctgattggtgtcctttagtagaggtttctttgcagtaatttgaccatgaaggcctgcttcacgcagtctcctctgaacagttgatgttgagatgtgtctgttacttgaactgtgtGAAGGAATTATTTGGCCTTtaatttctgaggttggtaactctaatgaacttgtcctctccagcagaggtaactctgggtcttccttttctgtggcggtcctcatgagagccagtttcatcatagcacttgatggtttttgcaactgcacttgaagaaactttcccaTTTggcagattgactgaccttcatgtcttaaagtaacttggtactgtcatttctctttgcttatttgagctgttcttgccataataataacttggtcttttaccaaatagggctgtcttctgtaccttgtcacaacacaactgattggctcaagtggccggggactttaatgcagggcaACTTAAATCAATttgacctcatttctatcagcatgttaaatgtgcaaccagagggaaaaaaattctagaccacctttactccacacacagagacaggtacaaagctctccttccccctccatttggcaaatctgaccataattatatcctcctgattccagcTTACAAGCAaaagatgaagcagatgctaagacTGGAATTTgttgaaaacaaattggctccctatttatacagaagatggagaacaagctaggAAGTTAAAATACGGGAGTTTGGTGCAGGTAAAGCCTACTAGTGCAAAAATAATATTGCTATTTTGTCAAAACAACACAACATCAAAAATAATATCCTAATTTTGAACTATTGATTTTTAAGCACCTCTAGTGGTAAAGGAATGTGCTTTTttcaaaacatatatttttaggATGTTTAATTACATCATGCCCACTCAATCATTAATTCCATTTAATTCAACCATACATACAGTGTAGGCCCTCCGTGTTATTTACATGTCTAACCTATCACTCAATTCCACATTCTTGAAACGTCTAACAGTGGGGATTGTAAGGGCCTGCTTTTTCACACAtttatagctccaacagtatTATTTACCAGGGAAAGTTGTCATAGATCCTTCTGCACCTACTCCTCTACTCTGCCAGGGTCCTGTGTCACTTAAAACCGAGTAGGCTTTCTGACAGTTGTAGCCTCCATTGCAATGCACACCTCCTCGGCATTGGTTATACACTTATAACTAACATACTCTCCTAGTGCTTTCGGTTACATTTTTTTGTGAACCCCTCCTACCTGCCAACTTTAGGGAGTGTCATACTTCGCTGTCAATTGTCTCGACTTGCCACAGTCAGCTTTGGGAGCGCCTATCCCAAGCTACTCGGCCTGTGAATTTGCCTGCTGTCAATTTGGTCTTTCACTGCAAAATGACAGATAAAGGACTTACGGATGAGGCTGTGTCCGCAGCCTGCAAAGAAGGGGACCCTATCACCCAGGTTAGTGTCACGCAGTAGAATGTCTAGCATTTCTTTGTCACTTATTCACAGTAGATTTATTTTACTCACTTGACACAGTCTGTCTCAGCAAACCTGTTGTTGAGCAAGAGTCTCCGGCCTCAGCTATGTGAGTTGTAGGCTGTATAGCCAAGCCCCTATAGCAAATACCAATGGAAAAAAACATTTAGGGAACTAGTCCCAGGCATTAGAATGTAATTACTTATACTGAGTAATGTATTGGCTCTAGTTTAagttcttctttttcttctagagTTGCAAGCTGAGAACATAGCTGAGAAGTAAGGGGGTCAAGACATATTTTGCAAGCAACAACTCGTCCCGacactcccccttcttctctctgtctccctctgtccctccccagGATTACATGTTGCAGCAAACTATGCTGAGGGTGAAAGACCCACTCAAGTCTTTAGACTTCTACACACGCATCATGGGCATGACGTGAGTCCCAGACGTCTCTCTCACACAAAGATGAAGGGGCTTCAGGCCAAGTACTCTACCCCTCTAGATGAGTTCTCATTCTCTGGAACAAGAAATAGTGATTTATATATGTTTACGACTAAAACTTCTCCCATGTGTTTCTACCTTTGTGGTTAATGTGGCCCTGTCCATTTTAACTTTATGTAGAGTGATCAGTTTGAACTGGATGCTTCAGAGTTATGAGAAATGAACCTCTGCTTTTGCATGTGATGTAGTGACCTTTTCATTGATCCTTGAGGGTTGTAATTCTCCATCTTCACCTCCAATTGTCCCACCAGTTGAACCAGTTGTGATTGCTATTTGCCTCAGGTTGCTGCAGAAAATAGACTTCCCATCAATGTGTTTCACACTCTACTTCCTGGGTTATGAGGAAAAGAAGGAAATCCCTGCAGACATAAAGGACAAGACAGCATGGACTTTCTCCCGACGAGCCACCATTGAACTCACACAGTAGGCACCCCACTTAAAACCAAGCACATAGATTTCAGATCTGCTAGTAAGTAGAACTATGAAGTGAACTGTAAAAATGGAATATAATAGAAGATGATCCAGTAACATCAAACCAGGGGTGTCCAACAGGCAGATCGCCAAGCTATCAGTAGCTCGTGGGCTGTCAATGAGTAACTCTTTAAGTATCCCATTCATAGGTGTTAAAGAATGATTTCACCCAAAAATGATCTTtcggtatttgtttcattagttgtCCCTCTGTCTTCCGTCTGTCTTCTGAAAACAATGTCTGTCATTTTTTTTCTTACTATGTTCATTAGAAACGATGGTTCCTACCCTGTCGCAATACTATGATGGTGATGCCATATTTTTCTCTTTACTCTCTTCTCTTTCAGCAACTGGGGCTCTGAATCAGATGAAAATCTATCTTATCACAACGGAAACGCTGAGCCAAAAGGTTTTGGTGAGAAAACGATGTGATCTTTTAAATTCAACCTTTTGAATGTGCCATTTTCCTTTTCCACCATGAGGCAATTTCACATGATTTAAATGTTTCCTCTCCACTCTATCATACAGGGCACATCGGAATTGCTGTACCTGATGTTTATGCAGCCTGCAAAGTATTTGAAGAAAAAGGAGTAACATTTGTTAAGAAGCCAGATGATGGTATTTATTTTTTCTCTTCCCTGACATAAACCTCTCACACAATTACTTTGTGTTATGTTTAGGGTCTCTCTGAAAAACACATTTGTGTGTAGGAAACATAACAATTTACTTTCATCTGTATCAGTCTGCTTTATTGGTATTCTCTCAATTTGTGGATGCAACATTCAAAGTTCTTTCTCCACACAGGTAAAATGAAGGGACTGGCCTTTATACAGGATCCTGATGGATACTGGATTGAGATTTTGAGTCCAAACAACATGTTCACCGTAACGTCATCCAAGCGTCAAACTGAGATAGTACAAACTGACTTGGTCAGAAAAAGGATGTGATGAAAAAGTAAGAGAGAAATTGGAGGAACCAACGGGTGTTATGTGAGGAAGTTAAGAGGTGAAGATTGAGTATTTGCTTACGATTGGGATCACATACAGATACACGCTGAAGGCCTacttaaaataacaatagcggaaGTATATTTTAATATATTACAAATATACTGACGTATACTTAAATATACTACAAGTTCATATAATATACTGCAAATACGAGATGTACTTTTCTAGTATATCTTAGGTTTACTATACATATTATATCATTACACTTCAATACAATTATTACAAGTGTACTTAAAATGCATTGATTTTCAGTCTTTAAACTATATGTTACCTATCATTACACTTAACACACTTATTACAATTGTATTTTTAATTAATTGTTTTCAGTGTTTTAGTATACTATATGTTcattatcataataataataattacacttAAACACACTTACAAATACTTCATATAATTTAATTGTACTTTAGTATATTCATTAAAAATACACTTAGAGTTGTTTTTAAGTTGAACCATTGATTTGTTTAATGAAACTCTGCTGTGAGTGATCAAGTACACTATAAGTATAATTTCAGTGCCAAAAAAGATGTTTTGAGGTACTTTCTGAATTCCTGTTCAGAAGAgtgcagagaaagagaaagttgaCAATGATAATAATTGTTTATTCCACATAAGGAAAAATACACAGCTGAGGAACATGCTTCCTGAGAACATGCTTCCTTTTTCATATCTCAAGAAAATATACTTAAagaaaactccacccaaaaactATCTGTTGGTATATGTTTcgttagtccattgttgatattgtcccacaataatttgcatgtcagcaatcacgttttcaagGTATATAACTTTAAAAATAAAACCGGTATGATGTATTTTGTAtagttgaaagagatggggcaaaaggagtggcagacttactgcaaattgagaaatgatgtgaataaactacaacaacaaaaaataagaaactgtattatgaagccaagaatcaatgaaataaagaatgatggaaaaaaaactttggagtactttaaatgaaattatgggcagaaagacaaattaaactccatctttcatcaaatcagatggctcatttatCTTGAACCATTTGATGATGCCAATTATTACTTAAATGGCAAAGTGGGAAAAGTTAGGCAGcaaatgccaacaacgaacagtgagtcatcgtattcatgcataaaaaaaatGAATAATGAAAGAAAACCATTGTAAGTTAGATTTTTTTAgagtggggagaggtggaaatATTATTGTTATGGAttaataatgacaaacctcctggttGGAAAGCTACTAAGAACGGTAGCTGACTATATAGCCACTCCTAAATGTAATATCtctaatctgagcctagaggaaagtgtttgttctcaggcctggagggaagccaaagtaattacGCTACCCAAGAATGGTAAAGCGCCATTTATTGGTTCCAACAGCCaacctatcagcttgctgccagctcttagcaaactgtcaTGTTGCAGAAAATTGATTTTGaccaaataaatcaaatcaaattgtattagtcacatgcgccgaatacaacaggtgtagtagaccatatagtgaaacgcttacttacgagccccaacaatgcagtttaaaaaaatacagataagaataagaaataaatgtaacaagtagttaaagagcagcagtaaaataacaatagcgaaactgaaactatatacagggggtactggcatagagtcaatgtgtgggggggaccggttagttgaggtaatatgcacatgtaggtagagttattaaagtgactatgcatagattataacaacagagagtagcagcggtgtaaaaggttgggaggggggcaatgcaaatagtctgggtagtcatttgatgaggtgttcaggagtcttatggcttgggggtagaagctgtttagaagcctcttggacctaaacttggcgctccggtactgcttgccatgtgttagcagagagaacagtctatgactagggtgactggagtctttgacaatttttagggccttcctctgacaccattggggcggtatgccaattggagtgggtatagggtttctgggataatggtgttgtgtcactgggcagctctcggctgtgcttccctttgtagtctgtaatggtttgcaagccctgccacatccaacgagcgtcagagccagtgtagcacgagtcgatcttagtcctgtattgacactttgccggTTTGATgattcgtcagagggcatagcgggatttcttataagcttccgggtttgtcccgctccttgaaagtggcagaaAGTGGTAGTTACAAGACTGACagctattttgcaatctgtatggcacagttgtaaacatcctggtcctcaaatgaaactggtatactttcctatttatgctattttgtacctctgccagttttgatcctttatattgggtagatagaccagttccctacctcctcccgctgccacctccTTTTCCATTTTTGGTTTCATGCTGTAATCAATTGTTTGTAATCTtgggattgagcagaccttcccataCAATTCCAATAGCTCCATGAAAGACATAACTTTACCATTCCAAATAACTatatcatttaaaaacaaaatacccttttcaaacatctttttcataaataaaagtattttatcaaccagcacaaacataatatttgttattttttctgggggatgaaattgaaattgtaacCCGTTCTGCAATGCTTGTTAGAAAAACAGAGATACTTTGAACAAGGTTTAGCTTTCAATTAAACTATTTTTAACTTACATTTTCACAAAATATATTTAAGTACAGTATATTTTCAAAACATATGTGCAGTTGAATTTTATATGAGGGATTCAGAcctactatggtgttgaatgctgaactatagtcaatgaacagcattcttacataggtattcctcttgtccagatgggagagaGCAGTGTGCAGTGACATGGCGATtgaatcatctgtggatctattggggcggtaaacaAATTGAAGTGggcctagggtgtcaggtaagatagagctgatatgatccttgactagcctctcgaagaacttcatgatgacagaagtgagtgctatggggcacttagtgggactataattggttttcaacaggacaatgacacctccaggctgtgtaaggacaggtcatctggcctccacaatcacccgacctcaacccaattgagatggtttgggatgaggtggaccacagagtgaaggacaagcagccaacaagtgctcagcatatgtgggaactcctctaagactgttggaaaagcatgacaggtgaagctggttgagagaataccaagattgtggaaagctgtcatcaaggcaaaggatggctactttgaagaatttaacatgtaaaatatattttgaacacttttttggttactccatgattctatatgtattatttcatagttttgatgtcttcactattattctacaatgtagaaaatagtaaaaattcagaaaaaaccttgaatgagtaggagtgtccaaacttttgactggtactgtatatatattcttTAATCTGCTTGGGTATACTATGGACACCTAAGAAACTGACTAAAAGAAAAGGATGGGATTACTCGTAACAATtgtaaagaattgctattctcttatgcaagtgatcagcctactgctaaatacatggctacaactcacagtaaagcctgtggggtcccctacaggatagctcccacattacacactgactgccaaaccagcacacacagtctcctttagctgaacggatgtgacggcgggattctagagtgacggacggcccagctgagccaatggcggaagactacagacggacggcccagctgaaccaatccaaagatccgatctcccaggatcaacctactttctgttttgtataaattgtattgtaacggttcactctttctcttttcctgctgttctgtgcgagcgaaCTGGAGAGCCGTATttacgtgtaccagatattctcactctgaataaactgtcgcttgtaGTACAATTTGaacaccttgtctgaatcgatccttaaccggctcacccttctacataaCCTTTTATCAACACAATACAGAGAAATTATTGGATATATTTGGATGAGACAAACTGAGAATGAAGATGATTTACTAAAGCCAGGATGATTAGCTGCTCCTGGTGTTATTTGGCTGAGGTTGATCTAATCCCAGCCTGTGTCTGCAATAAACAGAGATGTGGATCATTTCACGTATTTTCGACATCGCGTTTTTATTCAAATTGTAAAGATTTAGCCAACTAGACCATTCAGCCTATTTATTTGGTAACCATAGCATCAGTAGTTTCCTTATGTAGATTTACAAGAAGTGTCTAATTATTTATTATCATAAATAACTTCTaattattatttgtagatcagtcagtcacaatttacccatgatACATCACAGTTTTGATCCTCTCGAACACGGCCATTGTTAGGACTCCGGTACACAGCAGGTGGGAGGTGGGGCaccggtagctagctagctatgacaactatacttttatttacatttGTTCCACATGGTAATCACATGGCAAAGTAGACTTTACCACAGCCACAGTCATAACAATGACTAAACTCTGCCTATTTCTACAAGGTATCTTCTTAGAGTCTGAttttaaccttaaccataactgCACTGCTAACATTACGACTAACCTTAAATTAAGTCCAAAAAGCAAATGCCTGTGTTAATGAATTTTTACCATTTGGCCAATTTTGACTGTGGCTTTGATAACTTGTGCCACCCACCCCTTAGACAATGAGAGGAAACCGAGAATATCAAATGTATCACAAAGACAGTAACTTCAGAGATGAGCTGGGTTAGTCATTAAAAAAAACGTTGGTAACTGTGGTTTCACACATGCATGAAGATGGCGCTTAAAGTGTAAAAAATAGAGATTGCATAAGTGAGGGGGGCGTTCATGCAGGAATCAATGGTATGTAATCCTGGATAAATCAatggataaagtaatccttctcaccccccccgcCTTAAAAGATTTTaagttccactggatgtcacaaggtgaatgcaccaatttgtaaatcgctctggataagagcgtctgctaaatgacttaaatgtaatgtaaatgtatgctcAAAGGGGGTTCTTGCAGATTCAATAATGTCCAGATGCAGGAACAACCCGAATTGCGAGCCGCAATCACAAACTGTTGAGATTTACAGGAATTGACATTGTTGTTAAGTGATCATTTTCGCATGTGTTACATCCACCACCTGCATTTACAATGTTTGTCCATACACAAGGGGCGCTATTGTTTCATGGAACAGTGCCGTTCTCCCCACCCTAACAACATCCGGGTTGACACCCTACTTAGTGGTGTTTGCAATGGTAGCGTTTTTTTAGTACTGCTAGCAATTATTCATGACGAAATGTTCAATACGATCATTTGATTGAATAAAGGGGAAAATAACGTCAAGGAAGAGGCTTCGTGGAAGGGTGAACGACGTGGATATGCTTATTGTGCAGGTATGTCACACGGGTGAAACCCAAGCTGCTGTATCAGTTGACCGCATCACAGATCAGTAGGACAGATataacaatgagacagatatttcaccggatgtacaAATGTGAAGCAACCGCTTAGCGTTATGGTAGTGAGGGGAAGCTCAGTGGCAGGTAGTGGAAGAAGATGGAACGAGATGGATTTTGCCCGACATTCTCCTAattttctcatcgatgaaacatttgatctcaatacattTTTCTGTTCCAAAAACTAGAATTTGTTACGAACAGAGTGGACTGCGTTTTGTAGACTTCACCATTTgccaaagtaaaaaataattgcGTCGTTAAGCAAGATTGCAAAGGCGAATTAAGTTATTACACACACGCCCTTCGCAGAGTAGGCGGCCCTTAAAGGAAATTTGCAAATAGTATCTTGAACGCGCCAATAAGATCTCGCTAGCCCGTGCATGGCTGGGCCCACCTTGCCTGTTTTGCCCACTATTACTAATTTGTTCCCATTTGAAACGACaggctgtggtgtggtgtggtgtggcttGGTTTAGTTATACGAATCTTTGCCTCAGTGGCTGATATTGCTAGCTACGCTGAATAGTTTCACATTCATGATTTATTAGCTAGTTAGATGATTCCTGTATTTCATGTTGTCTACCTATTATAACAAATGCATAATGTCATTGTTACCCACATTACACAGTAGCTATCTAACTGTTATCCGCTAGCTCCGTCTACAGCGGGGCTGTTAAATTCCGGAGCCAGGGCCGAAACACTTCTGGTTTTTGTTTCTACCTGCCTTTTAGTTTATTGCACTTATGATGAACTAGTCCAATATTAGAAGTAGATGATGAAAACCAGAAGTGTTTCCGCCCTCCAGGACCTTCATTGAACAGGGCTGTTCAAGGGCTACAGTTATCAAAagttagctactgtagctagatacttGAGACAGTGTGTGCACTGTCAGGTTCAATGACACCAATTAACCAGCTTGTCTTCTCTTCTGTCAGATGTTATTGAGACGCCCCAAGTCTAACCACAATGAGTAGCAACAGTCATCCTTTGCGTCCACTGGCCTCAGTGTCAGAGATTGACCACATCCATCTACTCTCCGAGCAGCTGGGTGCTTTGGTTCCAGGTGAAGAGTACAGTGATGTCACCTTCATTGTGGAGGAGAAACGCTTTCCGGCCCATAGGGTCATCTTGGCAGCACGCTGTCACTACTTCAGGTATAGCTGTTTAAGGTGGTTGTAAAATATTTTtggtatctcagattgttctggcaattctcacatagGGACTGCATTGGGAGGAAGGATTGTTTTacatgctttttacatttgtatcacaaaccaTTTTCGAGAAAATCATGATGTAAGTGGCCATTTTACATCCTTTTTAGGATGCCTCCTGTAAGACCTTGTGATCGGTGAACCATATATGATACAGAACATCTTGATGTCAATCTACTCTTTATTGAGTGCTTTAACATATGGAGTATGTCTAgattagaggtcggccgattaatcggcatggccgatttcaagttttcataacaatcggtaatcgacatttttggacgccgattatggccgattacattgcactccacgaggagactgcgtggcaggctgaccacctgttacaagTGCAGCAAGgaaccaaggtaagttgctagctagtattaaacttctcttataaaaaacaatcataacATAATCACtatttaactacacatggttgatgatattactagtttaactagcttgtcctgtgttgaaaaataatcaatgcggtgcctgttaatttatcatcgaatcacaggctacttcgccaaacgggtgatgatttcacaagcacatttgcgaaaaagcactgtcgttgcaccaatatacctaaccataaacatcaatgcctttcttaaaatcaatacacaaatatatatttttaaacctgcatatttagttaattaaaataaattcatgtttgAAGGCAATATTATCTAGGGAAATTGTGGTACTTgcattctgtgcaagcagagtcagggtacatgcagcagtttgggccgcctgggtcgttgcgaactgtgtgaaaaccatttcttcctaa is a genomic window of Oncorhynchus gorbuscha isolate QuinsamMale2020 ecotype Even-year linkage group LG12, OgorEven_v1.0, whole genome shotgun sequence containing:
- the LOC123991674 gene encoding lactoylglutathione lyase-like isoform X1 — its product is MTDKGLTDEAVSAACKEGDPITQDYMLQQTMLRVKDPLKSLDFYTRIMGMTLLQKIDFPSMCFTLYFLGYEEKKEIPADIKDKTAWTFSRRATIELTHNWGSESDENLSYHNGNAEPKGFGHIGIAVPDVYAACKVFEEKGVTFVKKPDDGKMKGLAFIQDPDGYWIEILSPNNMFTVTSSKRQTEIVQTDLVRKRM
- the LOC123991674 gene encoding lactoylglutathione lyase-like isoform X2, which encodes MLQQTMLRVKDPLKSLDFYTRIMGMTLLQKIDFPSMCFTLYFLGYEEKKEIPADIKDKTAWTFSRRATIELTHNWGSESDENLSYHNGNAEPKGFGHIGIAVPDVYAACKVFEEKGVTFVKKPDDGKMKGLAFIQDPDGYWIEILSPNNMFTVTSSKRQTEIVQTDLVRKRM